One stretch of Terriglobales bacterium DNA includes these proteins:
- a CDS encoding glycoside hydrolase family 16 protein, translating to MKKFILIAFMAVLCVSCGGSPAAAAPPSSSKTTSGTWVLTWSDEFNGTDGSAPDPAKWVMETGGGGWGNNELEYYTARTQNARQEKGNLVIEALKETYTGTDNVTREYTSARLKTQGLFNQTYGRFEARIKIPYGQGIWPAFWMLGNDIGTAGWPTCGEIDIMENVGFEPNKVHGTLHGPGYSGANPLPSVYTLSSGRFADDFHVYAVEWEANAIRFYVDDVLYETRTPADVPAGSKWVFDHPFFVLLNVAVGGNWPGSPDATTVFPQKMLVDYVRVYSRK from the coding sequence ATGAAGAAATTCATTCTGATTGCATTCATGGCTGTGTTGTGTGTGTCGTGCGGCGGATCGCCTGCTGCTGCGGCACCACCTTCTTCTTCTAAAACAACTAGCGGTACATGGGTCCTAACCTGGAGCGATGAATTTAATGGAACTGACGGTTCCGCACCCGATCCGGCCAAGTGGGTGATGGAAACCGGCGGCGGGGGTTGGGGTAACAACGAACTCGAGTACTACACCGCAAGAACACAAAACGCACGGCAGGAAAAAGGGAACCTCGTGATCGAGGCTCTCAAGGAAACCTATACGGGTACGGACAATGTGACCCGTGAATACACTTCAGCGCGCCTGAAAACACAGGGCCTGTTCAACCAGACTTACGGCCGCTTCGAGGCGCGGATCAAAATCCCCTATGGACAGGGAATATGGCCCGCGTTCTGGATGCTCGGCAACGATATCGGCACCGCGGGTTGGCCGACTTGCGGCGAGATCGACATTATGGAAAACGTCGGTTTCGAACCGAATAAGGTGCATGGAACCCTCCACGGCCCGGGATATTCCGGTGCGAATCCGCTACCCAGCGTCTACACGCTTTCCAGTGGGCGTTTCGCGGATGACTTCCACGTTTACGCCGTCGAATGGGAGGCCAACGCCATTCGTTTCTACGTGGACGATGTCCTCTATGAAACTCGCACGCCGGCTGACGTTCCGGCAGGTTCGAAATGGGTATTTGACCACCCGTTTTTCGTCCTTCTGAACGTTGCTGTCGGCGGCAATTGGCCGGGAAGTCCGGATGCAACCACCGTGTTCCCGCAGAAGATGTTGGTTGATTACGTTCGAGTGTACTCGCGCAAGTAA